The Phenylobacterium koreense genome window below encodes:
- the rpsH gene encoding 30S ribosomal protein S8, with the protein MVNDPVGDMIARIKNAATRGRSKVSTPASKMRARVLDVLAEEGYIRGYQLVQKPGAFPEFEIELKYFDGAPVIAEIRRVSKPGRRVYSSIKDLKPIKNGLGISILSTPKGVMSDTAARDANVGGEVLLQVY; encoded by the coding sequence ATGGTGAACGACCCCGTCGGCGATATGATCGCCCGCATCAAGAACGCCGCGACCCGCGGCCGTTCGAAGGTTTCCACGCCGGCCTCGAAGATGCGCGCGCGCGTCCTCGATGTGCTCGCCGAGGAAGGCTACATCCGCGGTTATCAGCTGGTCCAGAAGCCGGGCGCTTTCCCGGAATTCGAGATCGAGCTGAAGTACTTCGACGGCGCGCCCGTGATCGCTGAGATCCGCCGCGTTTCGAAGCCGGGCCGCCGCGTCTATTCGTCGATCAAGGACCTGAAGCCGATCAAGAACGGCCTTGGGATCTCGATCCTGTCGACGCCGAAGGGCGTCATGTCGGACACGGCCGCGCGCGACGCGAACGTGGGCGGCGAAGTGCTCCTGCAGGTGTACTAA
- the rpsN gene encoding 30S ribosomal protein S14 — protein sequence MAKKSAVNRNEMVRKLVKQYASKRDALKAIANDESLPLEERFEARLKLAELPRNSSKTRIRNRCEVTGRPRAYYRKLKMSRIALRELGSNGQIPGLVKSSW from the coding sequence ATGGCCAAGAAAAGCGCCGTCAATCGCAACGAGATGGTCCGCAAGCTGGTGAAGCAATACGCCAGCAAGCGCGACGCTCTGAAGGCGATCGCCAACGACGAGAGCCTGCCGCTCGAAGAACGCTTCGAAGCGCGCCTGAAGCTCGCCGAACTGCCGCGCAACTCGTCCAAGACCCGCATTCGCAACCGTTGCGAGGTCACGGGCCGTCCGCGCGCCTATTACCGCAAGCTTAAGATGAGCCGGATCGCCCTGCGCGAACTGGGTTCCAACGGCCAGATCCCTGGCCTCGTCAAGTCGAGCTGGTAG
- the rplR gene encoding 50S ribosomal protein L18 — MALKPRDTAKRRAERTRIRLRAVANGRPRLSVFRSSKNIYAQIIDDENGVTLAAASTLEGDKQKGSDKDAAARVGALVAQRAIEKGVKDVVFDRGGYIYHGRVKALADAAREAGLNF, encoded by the coding sequence ATGGCTCTCAAACCCCGTGACACCGCCAAGCGTCGCGCCGAGCGCACGCGTATCCGCCTCCGGGCGGTGGCGAACGGCCGTCCGCGTCTGTCGGTCTTCCGCTCGTCCAAGAACATCTACGCCCAGATCATCGATGATGAGAACGGCGTGACCCTGGCTGCGGCCTCGACCCTCGAGGGCGACAAGCAGAAGGGTTCCGACAAGGACGCCGCCGCCCGTGTGGGCGCGCTCGTGGCGCAACGCGCCATCGAAAAGGGCGTCAAGGACGTCGTCTTCGATCGTGGCGGTTACATCTACCACGGCCGGGTGAAAGCCCTGGCCGACGCCGCGCGCGAAGCCGGCCTGAACTTCTAA
- the rplE gene encoding 50S ribosomal protein L5, which produces MAEQAYEPRLKTEYRQRIRAAMKEQYGYTNEMQIPKLDKIVLNMGIGEAVTDSKKVQAAIADLTKIAGQKPVPTKARNSIAGFKLREGMVVGAKVTLRKDRMYEFLDRLITIALPRVKDFRGLKPTSFDGRGNYAMGLKEHIVFPEINYDQIDQMWGMDIIVATTAKTDEEARQLLREFQFPFVQA; this is translated from the coding sequence ATGGCTGAGCAAGCTTACGAGCCCCGGCTGAAGACCGAATATCGTCAGCGCATCCGCGCGGCGATGAAGGAGCAGTACGGCTACACAAACGAGATGCAGATCCCGAAGCTGGACAAGATCGTCCTGAACATGGGGATCGGCGAAGCCGTCACTGACTCCAAGAAGGTCCAGGCCGCCATCGCCGACCTGACCAAGATCGCTGGTCAGAAGCCGGTTCCGACCAAGGCCCGCAATTCCATCGCCGGCTTCAAGCTGCGCGAAGGCATGGTGGTCGGCGCGAAGGTGACCCTTCGCAAGGACCGCATGTACGAGTTCCTGGACCGTCTGATCACCATCGCTCTGCCGCGGGTGAAGGACTTCCGGGGCCTGAAGCCGACGTCGTTCGACGGTCGTGGCAACTACGCCATGGGTCTGAAGGAGCACATCGTGTTCCCTGAGATCAATTACGACCAGATCGATCAGATGTGGGGCATGGACATCATCGTCGCCACGACTGCGAAGACCGACGAAGAGGCCCGTCAGCTTCTTCGGGAATTCCAGTTCCCGTTCGTTCAAGCTTAA
- the rplN gene encoding 50S ribosomal protein L14: protein MIQMQTNLEVADNSGARRVMCIKVLGGAGRRYAGVGDKIVVSVKEAIPRGRVKKGDVLQAIVVRTSSAIKRKDGSVIRFDKNAAVIVNKQSEPIGTRIFGPVPRELRAKNHMKIISLAPEVL from the coding sequence ATGATTCAGATGCAGACTAACCTCGAGGTCGCCGACAACTCCGGCGCCCGTCGTGTGATGTGCATCAAGGTGCTCGGCGGCGCTGGTCGCCGCTACGCCGGGGTCGGCGACAAGATCGTCGTCTCGGTGAAGGAAGCCATTCCGCGCGGTCGCGTGAAGAAGGGCGATGTGCTGCAGGCGATCGTCGTGCGTACGTCGTCGGCGATCAAGCGCAAGGACGGTTCGGTGATCCGTTTCGACAAGAACGCCGCCGTGATCGTGAACAAGCAATCCGAGCCGATCGGCACGCGGATCTTTGGCCCGGTTCCCCGCGAACTGCGCGCCAAGAACCACATGAAGATCATCTCGCTCGCCCCTGAGGTGCTGTAA
- the rplP gene encoding 50S ribosomal protein L16, with product MLSPKKTKYRKQFKGKIHGNAKGGFTLNFGSYGLKSVEPERITARQIEAARRAITRQMKRQGRVWIRIFPDLPVTDKPAEVRMGKGKGAVEYWAARVHPGRIMFEIDGVPDDVAREALRLGAAKLPVKTRIVTRIDAAVEHA from the coding sequence ATGCTGTCTCCGAAGAAGACCAAGTACCGCAAGCAGTTCAAGGGCAAGATCCACGGCAACGCGAAGGGCGGCTTCACGCTGAACTTCGGTTCCTACGGTCTGAAGTCCGTCGAACCGGAACGCATCACCGCGCGCCAGATCGAAGCGGCTCGTCGGGCGATCACTCGCCAGATGAAGCGCCAAGGTCGCGTCTGGATCCGGATCTTCCCGGACCTGCCGGTGACCGACAAGCCGGCCGAAGTGCGTATGGGTAAGGGCAAGGGCGCGGTCGAGTACTGGGCCGCCCGCGTTCACCCCGGCCGCATCATGTTTGAAATCGACGGCGTGCCGGACGATGTCGCCCGCGAAGCCCTGCGCCTCGGCGCGGCCAAGCTTCCGGTGAAGACCCGTATCGTCACCCGCATCGACGCCGCCGTGGAGCACGCGTGA
- the rplF gene encoding 50S ribosomal protein L6, with protein sequence MSRIGKKAVAVPSGVTVTIDGQTVTVKGPKGQLAWTVAEEIEVKQEGAELVLSKRVETTRAQAMWGLSRTLVNNMVVGVTQGFEQTLELVGVGYRAAMKGQALSMQLGFSHDVDVPPPAGITFATPKQTEIKISGIDKQAVGEIAARIRRIRPPEPYKGKGVRYAGENVRRKEGKKK encoded by the coding sequence ATGTCGCGGATCGGAAAGAAGGCGGTCGCCGTCCCTTCGGGCGTGACGGTGACCATCGATGGTCAGACGGTCACGGTGAAGGGGCCCAAGGGCCAACTCGCGTGGACTGTGGCCGAAGAGATCGAGGTCAAGCAGGAAGGCGCCGAGCTGGTGCTCTCCAAGCGCGTCGAAACCACCCGGGCGCAAGCCATGTGGGGCCTGTCGCGCACGCTGGTGAACAACATGGTCGTCGGCGTGACCCAGGGCTTCGAGCAAACCCTCGAACTGGTCGGCGTCGGTTACCGTGCTGCGATGAAGGGCCAGGCCCTTTCGATGCAGCTCGGCTTCAGCCACGACGTGGACGTGCCCCCGCCCGCCGGGATCACCTTCGCCACGCCGAAGCAGACCGAAATCAAGATCTCGGGCATCGACAAGCAAGCCGTCGGTGAGATCGCGGCCCGCATTCGTCGCATCCGTCCGCCGGAGCCCTACAAGGGCAAGGGCGTCCGCTATGCCGGCGAAAATGTCCGCCGCAAGGAAGGCAAGAAGAAGTAG
- the rpmC gene encoding 50S ribosomal protein L29, with translation MKIDEIRAMTPDQLGEALLSLKKEQFNLRFQAATGQVEKTHRVNEVRKDIARIKTVLRSKQAAA, from the coding sequence ATGAAGATCGACGAGATCCGGGCCATGACCCCCGACCAACTCGGCGAGGCCCTGCTTAGCCTGAAGAAGGAGCAGTTCAACCTGCGCTTCCAGGCGGCGACCGGCCAGGTCGAGAAGACCCACCGCGTGAACGAAGTCCGCAAGGACATCGCGCGGATCAAGACCGTCCTGCGCTCGAAGCAGGCCGCGGCCTAA
- the rplX gene encoding 50S ribosomal protein L24: MAAKIKKGDRVVVLTGKDKGRQGAVLRVLPKEDRVVVEGLNIVQRHTRPTQMDPQGGIKNKEAAIHISNVAVVDSNGKPTRVGFRVEGDKKVRVAKTTGEVING, encoded by the coding sequence ATGGCCGCGAAGATCAAGAAGGGCGACCGGGTCGTCGTGCTCACGGGCAAGGACAAGGGCCGTCAAGGCGCTGTCCTGCGCGTGCTGCCGAAGGAAGACCGCGTCGTGGTCGAGGGGCTGAACATCGTTCAGCGCCACACCCGCCCGACGCAGATGGATCCGCAAGGCGGCATCAAGAACAAGGAAGCGGCGATCCACATCTCGAACGTGGCCGTCGTGGACTCCAACGGCAAGCCGACCCGCGTCGGCTTCCGGGTCGAAGGCGACAAGAAGGTTCGCGTCGCCAAGACGACCGGTGAGGTGATCAATGGCTGA
- the rpsQ gene encoding 30S ribosomal protein S17, whose protein sequence is MPKRILEGVVVSDKGDKTIVVKVERTFLHPVLKKTVRRSKKYHAHDEANVYKAGETARIIECAPKSKTKTWEVLPKADAQQAS, encoded by the coding sequence ATGCCGAAGCGAATTCTCGAAGGCGTCGTCGTCTCGGACAAGGGCGACAAGACGATCGTGGTGAAGGTGGAACGCACCTTCCTGCATCCGGTGCTGAAGAAGACCGTCCGTCGGTCGAAGAAGTACCACGCCCATGACGAGGCCAACGTCTACAAGGCCGGCGAAACGGCTCGCATCATCGAATGCGCGCCGAAGTCGAAAACGAAGACCTGGGAAGTGCTGCCGAAGGCGGACGCCCAGCAAGCCTCCTAA